A window of Gossypium hirsutum isolate 1008001.06 chromosome D13, Gossypium_hirsutum_v2.1, whole genome shotgun sequence genomic DNA:
AAGTAAGCAAATatgaaattagaaaaattaaatttctacAAAAAGTGCattaaacccctaaaattgatggttaaatgGTGTTGTCCTAGGGGTATACCTATTTGGAGGTTGACGATCATGTTCTGGGCGATGACCAATATCATCATTTGGCGCAGGTGGGGGTGTGGCAAACATAGAGGAAAAATCATCATTTGCCGCCGACGAACTTGATCCGTAATAAGTGCCATGATGCTGTGGATATGGGTTGGACGGGCCGGGCATGCCGTACTGCGGCGGGTGGGATCCGAACAGTTCAAAGTTGTAGGCGAATTCGCCCGCCAAATCCAGACAATAGCCATGTGAATCTGTGGATTGTTCGGGATCTGGCTGGGGCTCCTGCTCGGGCTCTGCTGGTTGCGGAGCGTACATCGCCACCGAATCTAGATCCATCAGGTCCGCTGCATCCGATCCCCCAAGTTGCTGCACGTACGGGTGGATTATAGTTGACTGGCCTCCAAGTAAATATGGCTTTCCGCAGCTATAGTACCATCGTATATACTCTAATGATGGTTGCGGGTCGATAGCCACAACCATCTGAGGTATTCGGCGCGATCGATGGTTCCACAGTGCCACAAATTTTCGGTGCTTAATTCCCCAATCCAATTGAAATTTTCCTCTTTTACTCATGCCGTGAACTTCCCCCAGCTGGCACGGTGGATCCGGGATAGGTTGGATGCAGCCAAACTGTCATAGCACCCTATCTCCGTGATACCACTCGACTACgttgaaattgataattggtgCGTTAGTGTACCATATGTGGGAATCAACGTATGAGGACGAGGGTACAACGTTTGTGATTTTCGGCCTACGGTAtggcatccatataaactgcatgatAACATTGTAACGAGTTAGAGCCATAACGTGTGAGTAAGATATAGAAATAGAATAGAtgtcatgaatattagaatagcaGTTTACCCCTTCCCGGGCATGCTGTTCAATCATCATGCGGTATATCGGGACATCATACGACTTCCCGATGCCTGGACGAACAGTCCacctataaaaaataatatagggtttagggttggtaacattagtcaatatattatgactacaaaataatgacaatttatattttatcacctgaGTGGCAGTGGATACACATACGGTTGGTGACTAACGGATGCCAAAAACGGTAGCCGATAAAGCGCCCAGGACTATAGCAGTATGAGGCATCAGCCGATGTCATGGACTTTCGGCTTTGTCGCTCGACAAAGCTCCCGGTACAGCATTGCTAGAACGGCGGAACCCCAGCTATACAACCTAGCAGTGGATAGATCAGCTAGTAGGGACAAGTACATCAAATGCACACTGTCACCGTTTGCATCAAGCATGAGTACTGCCCCTATCATATGCATGATGTACGCTCGAGCAGCGCACATCAACTCACCTTCACTGGCATTCGCTGATAATTGTCCAATTTTAGCTTTCAGCCATATAAATTTTATGCCGAAAAAATACGACTCACCGTCCTCTGGCGAGTCTCCCAGGAGTTGATAACAAAGTGCAGCCAGATCCGTAAATGCAGATACTCCCGTTACGGGACTCCCGTCAATTGGAAGCCCAAGCTGCAATGTAACATCCTCCAAGGTCGTCGTGCACTCCCCGCAcggaaaatgaaaagtgtgggtctccgggTGCCACCGCTCCACTAGCGCAGATAATATATCAAAGCGCAAGTCAGAGGACCGGATCAATGCTATTGACCTAAATCCGGCTAGCTCCAAGTACGGCATCAATCGTGCATACGGAGCTTTCTTTAAAACACTCACACGGCCCCTTAATACTCGGAACGAGTCctgatagtgttaaattacagaaaaattattacgataacataatttatttgtatatactgcgtatatcctttttaaataaatagaactcgTGATTagtaaataataaatcataccgcGTTATTAGCCGCAGCAAATATGTGTTCACCGTTTCCAATCAATCGAGCCATTACGATGcctgcaagttgaaaaaaaagttagtaaaaaaatcgagccatttattcgtatttttttctctgcattttattcctttaaaaaatatcataatttctaattttataattttacattatttcagtgcataatgtttgaaatttattaaatttgtgtgttatttaaattaattttgtgtAAGAAAACAACCCTTACCCCTGCcatttgctcgtattattttctcgatttttattactttcagtaaaaatatattattttcgtattttattattttatattattttagtactttttttgaaatattttatattaattatttcttaattttaaaaaaagttagtaTTACTACACTCTTACTTccgccatttgttcgtattttttggtaaataaaaaaagtttataatattttggtattttttatttttttgtaatattttggtaaaaacccaaaaaaacctTTTTCCCtgccctttgctcgtattattattttccccatttttattactttgaataaaaatatattattttcgttttttattattttatattatttaagtacattttgtttcaattatttgtattgattatttctgaatttttttaaaaatttactaatacactcttacttcggccatttgttcgtatttttttatccgcattttattattttaaaaaatatcgtcatttttaattttttcattttacattatttcaatgCATTATGTTTGAGATTTATtacatatacaattttttttgcattttattattttcgctGAATATAGAATTCTcgttttttcttttcgtatttaatattttcttaaacatatttctttatcattttacttttaatgctattttcctaAAATAACTAATTTCAACTTCCTAAgtaaaattcacaaaaaaaatccCTAATCAACATACAATGTACATATCATAACATAAATACGTATAATGTACATAACAtcaaaatatatatgctaaataaaatattaaaatacgtataatttacataacataaatttttaacatacaaatattacaaaaaatttcctttttttcctttttttccttccttccctctttttttttctcttctcctttccttttctttccttctttttctttctttcctctccttcctttctttctttctttctttctttctttccctctccttctTCCCCCCAGCACCGGTCGGCTACCTAAATAAggcattggtgccgccaatgccATTGGCCTGACCCTGGTTCGGTGCAGCCTTTTGCAGgcttttttagcttttttttggtatattttggtaatttaaaaaaaataatattttggtaaataaaaaaaaggataatattttggtaaatttttattttttataatatttttgtaaaaaaccctaaaaatcttcTAAGAAAGAGTCTGAGAGACAGATTTGGGGTGGTGAGGATACACTTTTACAGGTAGGAGGAAGGAACGTTGGGGCTGAGGAAGGTGGGTGTAATTTGGTTAAGGTTAAGGAATTCATGGGTGTGACAATCATGAAAAATAGAGAGGATTTGCAAGCACAAGATTATGAGTTTTGGGATAGACTTTTTTCTTATTAGGGAGGAAAGATTGAACGATGGAAACATAGGAGAATACACGATAAAATTGGGTTATCAAGTTGCTCTAGAGAAAGACGAGATTAGTAATAATATTGTGGAACTAAGGGAATGGAGGAAGCATTTTGATTCGGTTCAGGTTAGTAGGTCCCGACtcctctaaaatagaaaatttttcatttagtaaaggtaaaattatattttgctctcaaaattaataaaaaattgatttaatcctttaaaaattatagagatatagaaaattaaaatgataaaattctatttttactatcgtaaaaattacaatttaatttcgattcccttaaaatttatttttgacttTGTCCCTGCGATtagattttttgaattttttaattgtttatcaTAATTCagttcaatttttgatttttttttcatattaattttttgttttggatATTTAGACATATTCTGACAAAATGTGTTGTTTTATAGCTTTTGAATattatttcatgatattttaaaggtttttttttcataaatattactaaaaaaataaaatttcaaaactttttaaattattttcaccattttaaatataaaatatttattatatcataaaagattaaaattaattatgtattaaataaaaaatagtataaattatttaaacatttcgATTCGGATGTGCAACTAATATTGACATAGGTTGCTAGGTATGGTAGGATGACTTGGAAATTCTTAAGCGTCTTTTTCTCAGCTGCCCCTTTGCAAAAGCAGTATGATGGGAGTGGGATCTGGACGTGAGAGCCCTTGTGCTAATGTAGCGAGATAATCCTTGGATGGGTTATGAGATGAGCGGACAGAATGTTTAAGGTAGGATGGGAAGGCTACAAGTCCAACCCAATGGACCAAGGAAATGGTTGACTAGTTTTGAAAGAGCTAATAAGTTGGAAAGGATCAATTATAAGGGTAGAAAAGAAAGAACACAATCAATCTTTGGGGATAGTATGAGCCAAGTAATTGAAGTAACCGTTATGTGTTAATGgatacaaattttattttattggctTAGTTCTTTAGTTGACAATTGCTCATTTGAACCAACATTGGTATGGT
This region includes:
- the LOC107919231 gene encoding protein MAIN-LIKE 2-like; translation: MARLIGNGEHIFAAANNADSFRVLRGRVSVLKKAPYARLMPYLELAGFRSIALIRSSDLRFDILSALVERWHPETHTFHFPCGECTTTLEDVTLQLGLPIDGSPVTGVSAFTDLAALCYQLLGDSPEDGESYFFGIKFIWLKAKIGQLSANASEGELMCAARAYIMHMIGAVLMLDANGDSVHLMYLSLLADLSTARLYSWGSAVLAMLYRELCRATKPKVHDIG